A genomic window from bacterium includes:
- a CDS encoding stage V sporulation protein S, whose protein sequence is MGEVLKVAADSKPKAVAGALAAVLRAKGSVELQAVGAGAVNQAVKAIAI, encoded by the coding sequence ATGGGGGAAGTGCTGAAGGTCGCTGCCGACTCGAAGCCGAAAGCCGTTGCTGGCGCTCTCGCCGCAGTGTTGCGTGCAAAGGGTTCTGTCGAGCTCCAGGCCGTCGGGGCTGGTGCGGTGAACCAGGCCGTCAAGGCGATCGCGATCA